One Nicotiana sylvestris chromosome 12, ASM39365v2, whole genome shotgun sequence genomic window carries:
- the LOC138883541 gene encoding uncharacterized protein, producing the protein MRIALQAKWKLGFITGTCNKDQFRPELHEDWETCNAIVLSWIMNIVLPDLLSGIVYASNAHLVWEDLKERFDKVNRMRIFQLHLVIATISQGTDSVRSVLGVE; encoded by the exons ATGAGAATTGCACTTCAAGCAAAATGGAAGCTAGGGTTCATAACTGGTACCTGTAACAAGGATCAATTTAGGCCAGAATTGCATGAAGATTGGGAAACATGTAACGCAATTGTGCTCTCGTGGATCATGAACATAGTGTTACCAGATTTACTTAGTGGAATTGTGTATGCTTCTAATGCTCACTTAGTTTGGGAAGATCTAAAAGAGAGGTTTGATAAGGTGAATAGGATGAGGATTTTTCAGCTACATCTAGTAATTGCTACGATTTCTCAAGGAACAGATTCA GTTCGAAGTGTTcttggagtggaatga